In Dioscorea cayenensis subsp. rotundata cultivar TDr96_F1 chromosome 11, TDr96_F1_v2_PseudoChromosome.rev07_lg8_w22 25.fasta, whole genome shotgun sequence, a single genomic region encodes these proteins:
- the LOC120272638 gene encoding RING-H2 finger protein ATL79-like produces the protein MITPPPPPSPSSPPPTFSSENEWGPYTTTRDFDAKAAIILITLIAAVITALFFFQAFLRFLLRRLRHQIKPIKSLPVDPPPALLFSPSTKMAGASSDCAICLSDFAAGDRVRVLPSCGHGFHVKCIDAWLASKPSCPTCRAAFGGGSSAGAGAGQPEP, from the coding sequence ATGataacaccaccaccaccaccttcgCCTTCTTCTCCGCCACCAACCTTCTCATCGGAAAACGAGTGGGGCCCATACACAACCACAAGAGACTTCGATGCAAAAGCCGCCATCATCCTCATAACCCTCATCGCCGCCGTCATCACCGCCCTTTTCTTCTTCCAAGCTTTCCTTCGTTTCCTCCTCCGCCGCCTTCGCCATCAAATTAAACCAATCAAATCTCTCCCCGTTGATCCCCCACCTGCTCTCCTCTTCTCTCCTTCCACCAAGATGGCCGGCGCTAGCTCCGATTGCGCCATTTGCCTCTCCGACTTCGCCGCCGGCGATCGCGTCCGTGTTCTCCCTTCTTGCGGCCATGGCTTCCACGTTAAGTGCATTGATGCTTGGCTCGCTTCCAAGCCTTCCTGCCCTACTTGCCGCGCCGCTTTCGGCGGTGGCTCCAGtgccggcgccggcgccggccAGCCGGAGCCGTGa